The genomic window CACGATTGGAAATTGAAATAATAATTGTGACGACAATAACGATTAACCAATGACGATATTTTTTTAGTTGATTCATAAAAATTTAGGTTTATTTCACTTTGAGTATAATAAATTATTGATTGAGATAGGGAAAATTTAGAATTTAGAATTTAGAATTTAGAATAAAATGGGTCAAAGAGATATACAAGAAAGAACTTTAAATTTTAGTATAAGAATAGTAAATCTTTGTAAATTCTTGAGAAAAAATAGTGGTACAGGTTCTGATTTAAGTAAACAGTTAATAAGGTCGAGAACATCTATTGGTGCTAATCTTCAAGAGGCACAAAACGCAGAAAGTAAAGCAGATTTTATTCATAAAGCAAGTATTTCACTAAAAGAAGCGAGAGAAACAAACTATTGGTTAAAAATATTAGTTGCAACAGAGAAATAACTAGAACCAAGACTCATTCCTCTGTTAGTTGAATCAAATGAATTAATTGCTATTATTCATGCAATTATCAAAAATACTAAAAATAAGAGTTAGAATTTAGAAAACTATTGTTTCTGCATTCTTCATTCTAAATTCTTCATTCTAAATTTTCCCTCACCTCATCCCTTTTTCAACAAAGCCTAAATAAATAAATACTTATTAATAATTTTTGGAAAAATCTTTAATAAATCTTCAGATAAGATATACTCTCCAGCGCCCTTCACCTTACTATTTAGGTTATCTTGAAACTGATAATTTTCTGTAGCTATGATAATAGGAATATCTTGTAAATGAGGAAAAGTTTTGACCATACTAATAAATTCTAAATGATTAATTATATCTTCTTTTAACGCCCAAATGATTAAAGATGGTTTAACTTTGATAATTAATTCTAAACCCCGTGAAAAACTATTAACTAATAATAAATTATAGTTAGTTGATAAACTATTTTGTTTTAAATTTATACCCAAATCAATATTATCAATTAAAGCAATAATATTAACAGTTTGTGATACGATTTGATGATTTCTTTCCCATTTAATGGGTTCAATCATAATTATATCACCCATTTTAACAGCAGGGGAGAGGAGGGCGCTGAGATTACCTAGATCATCATGATTTGTGCGACTAATGGTTAACAAAGAGTTTTTTCCATCAATTTTTTCTTTTAACTCTTTCAAAATAAGTTCATAGGTAAAATATGGACTACTAATTTTTGGCACATGGTAAGAACTCGGTATAAAATACTTATTTTCTAACCATTTTTGTTTTGATTTTAGTATAGCTGAAATTAAATTATCTACATCAAAAGTGTTGATAACAGGATGTATCCTTGAGCTTTCTTGCCAAGTAAAATTACCTTGATGTAAACTAATTATATTACCTAGAACTTCTTTGATAATTAAATTAATAATCTTTTTAATGTTCTGATAATCAAGTATTTTGTTTTTGAATAATAAGATAACTAGCTCATATTCCACTAAACTTTTATTACTTTTAATATCTTTTTGTAAAGACTTAATTTCACTGGATAAGTTATAATAACTCAAATACTCTAACAGTCTATGTGAGTTAAAAGAATGGGCATCAGCTACATAAATTATTTTACCTAAATCAAAGAAAATTATATAATAATAAGTAATTAAATTATCAGAATTATCATTTTTTTCTTCTATTAAAAGAGAACCTGATTTTTGTTGATTACTAATAAATTTTAATAGTGAAGATAAATCAATTTCTAGTAAGTTACCATACATAAAATTATTACTTTTTAAACAGTATTTATGCAATATTATCAAAATTATGAGATGATCAACAGTCAAATTTTGATAACAAGGGGTTTAAACCCCTTTTCTTGTGTATATACAATTAATTTAAAAAAAGAACTTAGCAAAGTTTTAGACCCACTATTTTTTGATCAAATATTCTCAAGATCAAATCATGTATCTCTCATTCGAGAAGTATTTACCCGTTTGAGTGGTAGGGGTAGCGGTGCGCCCATTTTACGGTTAGAAACCAGTTTTGGGGGTGGTAAAACCCACGATGAAATCGCCATCTGGCATATTGCCAAATCTGGGCGTAAGATTGAGGGTTTAGACAGATTTACTGACTTAGAGATTATTCCCACTCAACCAATACAAGTTGCCGCCATCGATGGGCGAGATTTAGATGCCCAAAATGGCGTTATTCATCAAGATACAGGAGTTACTACTTATAGTCTTTGGGGGGAAATTGCTTATCAAATTGGCGGTGTGGAAGGTTATCAATTATTACAAAAAAGCGATCTCACCTTTTTAAGCCCCGGCACTTCGGTAATGGAAGTTTTAATTAAGGATAAACCCACAGTAATTATTTTAGATGAAATTGCCCGTTATTTGAGTATGGCAAGGGGGAAAAAGTCGAAGATAGTAACCTCGCTAAACAGGTGGTAAACTTTTTATTCTCTTTAATGGATTTGGCTTCAGCAACTAATAACCTTGTGTTAGTCTATTCTTTGGCTTCGAGTAGTGATACTTTTGCGGAGGAAACCAATGAGTTAAAAGAGTTGCTTAGTGCTTCTGCCCGTCAGGAAAGGATTTTAACCCCTAGTACCCATGTGGAGATTTATAATATTGTTAAACAACGTCTCTTTGAGTCGGTGGATTTGGAAGCAGGGAAAATCATCGCTTCGGCTTATCTACAATCCTTCAAAACTTCCCCCCTCAATTTACCTGATAGTTGTAAGGATGCTACCTACGCAGAGGCGATGGCGCAAAGTTATCCCTTCCATCCTGAATTATTCAATTTGCTGACAAAAAAAATAGCCACCATTGCAGAGTTTCAGCGCACGAGGGGCGCCCTCCGCCTTTTAGCTCAATTAGTGCGTTATGTGTGGGAAAATTATAATAATCCCGAAAATCATCTCTGTTTGATTCATACACACCATTTACCCATTAGCAAAGAAGAAGATATTACTAATGAATTAACATCGAAGATTCAACGCGCCACCATGCGCCCTCCAATCAATGCAGACATTTATAATCCTACAGGAAGAAGGGCTTATGCTCAACAACAGGATGAAGAATGGTTAATCGCAGGTAAACCCCCTTTAACATCCTATCTAGCAAGGACAATTTTTTGACATTCCCTCACTTATGGTATTAGTGCCGGGATTAGGGGCGCTGAGTTAAATTTATCTTTATTAACCCCTACTATTGATAGTAATTTTATTGAAAGAGCTTTAAAAAAGTTACAGGCTGTAGCATGGTATTTAGATATTGATCCTATTTCCACTATAGCCCGGTTTAAAGAAGAACCCTCCATTAATAAAATTATCACCGAAG from Cyanobacterium sp. T60_A2020_053 includes these protein-coding regions:
- a CDS encoding DUF4388 domain-containing protein — its product is MYGNLLEIDLSSLLKFISNQQKSGSLLIEEKNDNSDNLITYYYIIFFDLGKIIYVADAHSFNSHRLLEYLSYYNLSSEIKSLQKDIKSNKSLVEYELVILLFKNKILDYQNIKKIINLIIKEVLGNIISLHQGNFTWQESSRIHPVINTFDVDNLISAILKSKQKWLENKYFIPSSYHVPKISSPYFTYELILKELKEKIDGKNSLLTISRTNHDDLGNLSALLSPAVKMGDIIMIEPIKWERNHQIVSQTVNIIALIDNIDLGINLKQNSLSTNYNLLLVNSFSRGLELIIKVKPSLIIWALKEDIINHLEFISMVKTFPHLQDIPIIIATENYQFQDNLNSKVKGAGEYILSEDLLKIFPKIINKYLFI